From the genome of Bradyrhizobium sp. ORS 278:
ATCTCCTGGTCCGCGAGCTGTGACTTGTGCGAGGCGACGACCACCCGGACGTCGCCGATGCGCAGGGCCGCGGACGGTCCCATCTCCATCCTGCGGCCGCCGTAGAACGGGCCGGGCGCGATGAAGCGGCCGTCGGAGATCTTTTCGACGATGAAGCTTTCCTCGAACGGCGCATCGCCGGGAATGCCGCTCTTGCCGCCGAGCGAGAGCGTGACGGTCGCGCCTTCGCCGGCCGCGTGAGCTGCAAGCGCCGATTGCGGATCGTAGATCATGCCGATCGCCGCGCGGCTCGCACGGTTGCGCACCAGCGCGCGCAGCATGCCGGTGGTATCGGAATCGCCGCCGGCGCCTGGATTGTCCTGCGTGTCGGCGATCACGATCGGCCGCGTCGCGGTCTTCGCCAGCGTCATCGCATGCCGCACGCCCTCATCCGGCGTGTAGATGCGGCCGTCGAAATCATTCTCGTGTCCCGCGACGATCGCCGCGACCGCGTCGGCCGCGGCGTCGGCGTCGGCCTGGGTGCGGCCATAAGCGAACACGCTCGGCCCGCAGTGGGCGAAGTCGGCGGCCGGGAAGCCGGGCGCGAAGGACAGCGTCGGCACGGCCTCGCTCTGCATGGCGGCGAGCTTCTCATAGATGCCCTTGGTGGGCTGGTCGTTGGTGCACTGCCAGCTGATCGGGATCAGGAACGGCAGCTGCCGGAACGCTTTTGCCAGCGGCTTCTTGGTGCGCAGCAGCAGCGCGAGGTGTTCCGCGCAGGCGCGGCCGGTGTCGGCCATGTCGGTGTGCGGATATTTGCGATAGGCGATCAGCGCATCCGCATGCGCCATCATCTCCGGCGTGACGTTGGCGTGCAGGTCGAGACTCGCGACCATCGGCACGTCGGGGCCGATCGCCTGACGGACGCGCGCGAGGATCTCGCCTTCGCCATCGTCGAGATGCTCGGTCACCATCGCGCCATGCAGGTCGAGATAGACGCCGTCGAGCGGCAGCGCCGCCTTGATGCGGTCGACCAACACGGTCGTGATGCGCTCGAAGGCGTCCCTGGTCACATGTGCAGAGGGGCTCGCTGCGCAGGCGATGCTGGGCACGATGTCCCAGCCATGGGCTTCCGCCACCGCGATGAAGCCGGCCTGACCGGCATTGATGCCGCGCATGGTCGTCAGCACGGAGGCCGCATCGGCGATCGACGCGCGGCCGCCGCCATGCATGAAGTCGTCGTAGTCGGCTTTCGTCGGTGCGAACGTATTGGTCTCGTGCAGGAAGCCACCGATCGCGACGCGCGTCATCACTCCGCCTCAGGCCGTTGATTTGCCGCACGACGTTAGACTGCGGCTCGCGGCCGGCGCAAGCGATGGAGCGATGCCGTTTTGCATGCGGCGGCAGCGCCCACGCGTAGCCCGGATCAGCGCAGCGACATCCGGGTTCGTCGCTGCAGCTCGTGAGACCCCGCATGTCGCTTTCGCCGCCGCGCGATCGCGCGCCGGCTGTCGCTCATGCGGGCTACGGCCTTAGGCCACCGCCTCCGAGACCGGGCGGAAGTTTGCAAAATCCCAGTTCCGGCCGGGGGCGGCTTCGAGCAGGGACTTGGTGTAGGCTTCCTTCGGATGAGTCAGGATCTCGCCGGCCGGACCCTGCTCGACGATGCGGCCCTTCTGCATCACCACGACCTCGTCGCAGATCTGCGCGGCGACGCGCAGGTCGTGGGTGATGAACAGGATGGCGATGCCGAGCCGGCGCTGGATCTCGTCGAGCAGCTCCAGCACCTGCGCCTGCACGGAGACGTCAAGCGCGGACACCGCCTCGTCGGCCACCAGCACGTCGGGATCGAGCGCGAGCGCGCGGGCGATTGCGATGCGCTGGCGCTGGCCGCCGGAGAACTGGTGCGGATAGCGCGAGATCGCGTCCGCGGGCAGGCCGACCAGCTCGAGCAGCTCGCGCGCCCGCGCCATCGCCTTGTCGTGCGGCGTGCCGTAATTGACCGGTCCCTCGGCGATGCTCTCGCCGACCGTCAGACGCGGATTGAGCGAGCGGTAGGGATCCTGGAACACGATCTGGATGCGCTTGCGGTGCGGCTGCAAGAGTCGCCGCGTCAGGATCGAGATCTCGTGGCCGGCGAGGCGGACGCCGCCGGAGGTCGGATCGATCAGGCGGACGATGCAGCGCGCCACGGTGGATTTGCCCGAACCGCTTTCGCCGACGATGCCGAGCGTGCGGCCCTTGCGCAAGGTGAGCGAGACGTTCTGCGCGGCCACGACCTCGCGTGCTTTGCCGAGGAACGAGCGCTCGCGATAGACCTTGCCGAGGTCGTTGGTCTCCAGCACCACCGGCTCGGCACTGTCGGGACGCGGCGGGCGTGGGATCAGGCTCGGCACCGAGGAAAGCAAATTGCGCGTGTAGTCCATCTCGGGCGCGCGCAGGATCTTGTCGAGCGCACCGGTCTCGACCAGGCGGCCCTGGCGCATCACCGCGACGCGGTCGGCGATCTCGGCGACGACGCCCATATCGTGGGTGATGAACAGCACCGCGGTGCCGTGGTCGTGCTGCAGCTCGCGGATCAGCGACAGGATCTGCTTCTGCGTGGTCACGTCGAGCGCGGTGGTCGGCTCGTCGGCGATCAGGAGCTTCGGCTCCAGCACCAGCGCCATCGCGATCATGATGCGCTGGCGCTGGCCGCCGGACAGGCGGTGCGGGTAGGAGCCGAAGATGCGCTCGACGTCGGGCAGGTGGACCTGCTCCATCATGTCGAGGATGCGCTTGCGGCGCGCGCGCCCGTCGAGCGACGTATGCGCGCGCAAGACTTCGTCGATCTGGCGGCCGACCGGCACGACCGGATTGAGCGCGGTCATCGGCTCCTGGAAGATCATCGCCATCTTGGTGGCGCGCAGCTCGCGCAGCCGGCGATCCGTCGCGGTGAGCAGTTCCTCGCCAACCAGCTTGACACTGCCGCTGACCGGGTGCAGCGCGTTCTTCGGCAGCAGCCCCATCGTGGTCAGCGAGGTCACCGATTTGCCGGAGCCGCTCTCGCCGACGACGCACAGCGTCTCGCCTTTCTCGACCTTGATCGAGACGCCGTCGATGATGCGCGGGCCGTTGGGGTTCCTGGTCTTGCCGACGGTGACGACGAGATTGTCGATGTCGAGGATGGTGTCGGTCATGTGCTCATTTCTCCACCGTCATTGCGAGGAGCGAAGCGACGAAGCAATCCAGGGGCTCCGGGCGCGGCCCCTGGATCGCGTCGCTTCGCTCGCGATGACGAAAAATCAGTTTCACTTGCCGGCCTCGCGCTGCTTCATGCGCGGGTCGAGCGCATCGCGGGCGGCGTCGCCGATCAGGTTGATCGAGAGGATGGCGATCGACAGCAGCAGGCCCGGCCAGAAGATCAGTGACGGCTTGATCTGGAAGTAGGAGCGGCCCTCGGCCATGATGTTGCCCCAGGTCGGCGTCTCCGGGCTAATGCCGGCGCCGAGGAACGACAGGATCGCCTCGGTGAGAATCGCGGCGGCGCAGATGTAGGTGCCTTGCACGATCAGCGGCGCGATCGTGTTCGGCATCAGGTGCCGCCACATGATCTTGGGCATCGATGTGCCCAATGAAATCGCGGCCTCGACATAGGGCTCCTCGCGCGCGGTGAGCACGACCGAGCGGACGAGACGCGCAACGCGCGGGATCTCGACGATGGTGATCGCGATCATGACGGTGCCGACGCTGGCGCCGGACAGCGACACCACGGCGATGGCGAGCAGGATGCTCGGGATCGCCATCAGGCCGTCCATCACGCGCATCATGATGGCGTCGACCCAGCGGAAGAAGCCGGAGACGAGGCCGATCACCAGCCCGATCGCGATCGAGATGACGGCGGCGCCAACGCCCACCAGGAGCGAGATGCGGCCGCCATAGATGGTGCGCGACAACAGGTCGCGGCCATAAGCGTCGGTGCCGAGCAGGTACTGCGCGCTCGCCGGCTTAAGCCGCTGCGCCGGCGCCAGCAGCACCGGATCATGCGGCGCCAGCAGCGGCGCCAGGATCGACACGATCACGATCAGCGTCAGGCACACGGTGGCCACCGCGATGATCGGGGTCGAGGTGAGAAAGCCGAAGCGGGGCCCCAGTCGCGTGGTGACCGGGATCGACGGCTCTGGAGTGGTAACGATCGCCATCGGATGCGGCCTCAGTAGCGGATGCGTGGATCGAGTATGGTGTAGGCGAGGTCGATCAGGAGATTGACCGCGAGGTAGATGAACGAGGTCAACAGGATCATGCCCTGGATGACCGGATAGTCGCGCGCCAGCACCGCATCGACCGTGAGGCGGCCGATGCCCGGCAGGTTGAACACGCTCTCGGTGACGACGACACCAGAGATCAGCAGCGCGAAGCCCGAGCCGATCACGGTGATGACCGGCACGGCGGCATTGCGCAGCGCGTGACGCAGCAGCACCGCTATCTCGCTGACGCCCTTGGCGCGCGCGGTGCGCACGAAATCCTCACCGAGCACGTCGAGCATGGCCGCGCGCGTCATGCGCGCGATCAACGCGACATAGATGAAGGACAGCGCGCAGGTCGGCAGGATGATGCGCTCGAAGAACGGGCCGAAGCCGACGCTGAGACTCTTGAAGCCCTGCACCGGGACCCAGCGCAGATTGATCGCGAACACCTGGATCAGGATGTAGCCGATCACGAACACCGGCACCGAGAAGCCGAGCACCGAGAGCGCCATCACGAAGCGATCGATCCAGGTGCCGTGCTTCCACGCCGCGATGACGCCGAGCGGGACGGCGACGAGGATCGACAGGATGATGGTCGAGATCGCCACCGAGATCGACGGCTCGATGCGCTGGCCGATCATCTGCAGCACCGGCACCTTGGAGATCAGCGACACGCCGAGATCGCCATGCAGCAGCTGATTGATCCAGGTGACGAACTGGATGTAGAGCGGCTCGTTCAATCCGAGTGTGGTGCGGATGCGCTCCAACTGCTCGGGTGTCGCGTTGTCGCCGGCGAGGATCGCGGCGGGATCGCCGGGCGTCAATCGCAACAGCAGAAAAACGAACAGCGCGACCACGCCCATCACCGGGATGGATGCGAGGATGCGGCGAAGCAGATAACCGATCATCTCGAGAGAACCGTTGTCATGGTGCGGGGCCGACGCGCGTGACGTCGAGAGTGAGTCTGCATGTCACCGATGGTCATGGCTTGCAAGGTTCATGGCTTTCAAGATCTCCGGTGTTCGCGGCCCTGCGCGTGCACGCGGATGGAGATTGGTGATCGGCGTGATCGCAATTGCGAACAATGTCGCGGCACTTTGCGGCGAACTTTCGCACCAAACTTTGCAAGCCGCATGCCATCATGCGCGCGGGGCAAGGTGAATGTCGACAAGCGCGCTGCGGTCCCGGAAAATGAAACCGTGCTGC
Proteins encoded in this window:
- a CDS encoding M81 family metallopeptidase, whose protein sequence is MTRVAIGGFLHETNTFAPTKADYDDFMHGGGRASIADAASVLTTMRGINAGQAGFIAVAEAHGWDIVPSIACAASPSAHVTRDAFERITTVLVDRIKAALPLDGVYLDLHGAMVTEHLDDGEGEILARVRQAIGPDVPMVASLDLHANVTPEMMAHADALIAYRKYPHTDMADTGRACAEHLALLLRTKKPLAKAFRQLPFLIPISWQCTNDQPTKGIYEKLAAMQSEAVPTLSFAPGFPAADFAHCGPSVFAYGRTQADADAAADAVAAIVAGHENDFDGRIYTPDEGVRHAMTLAKTATRPIVIADTQDNPGAGGDSDTTGMLRALVRNRASRAAIGMIYDPQSALAAHAAGEGATVTLSLGGKSGIPGDAPFEESFIVEKISDGRFIAPGPFYGGRRMEMGPSAALRIGDVRVVVASHKSQLADQEMYRFVGIEPTEQAILVNKSSVHFRADFEPIAEQLLICAAPGAMPADPSTLPWTRLRPGIRLKPNGPAFGVKG
- a CDS encoding ABC transporter ATP-binding protein; translation: MTDTILDIDNLVVTVGKTRNPNGPRIIDGVSIKVEKGETLCVVGESGSGKSVTSLTTMGLLPKNALHPVSGSVKLVGEELLTATDRRLRELRATKMAMIFQEPMTALNPVVPVGRQIDEVLRAHTSLDGRARRKRILDMMEQVHLPDVERIFGSYPHRLSGGQRQRIMIAMALVLEPKLLIADEPTTALDVTTQKQILSLIRELQHDHGTAVLFITHDMGVVAEIADRVAVMRQGRLVETGALDKILRAPEMDYTRNLLSSVPSLIPRPPRPDSAEPVVLETNDLGKVYRERSFLGKAREVVAAQNVSLTLRKGRTLGIVGESGSGKSTVARCIVRLIDPTSGGVRLAGHEISILTRRLLQPHRKRIQIVFQDPYRSLNPRLTVGESIAEGPVNYGTPHDKAMARARELLELVGLPADAISRYPHQFSGGQRQRIAIARALALDPDVLVADEAVSALDVSVQAQVLELLDEIQRRLGIAILFITHDLRVAAQICDEVVVMQKGRIVEQGPAGEILTHPKEAYTKSLLEAAPGRNWDFANFRPVSEAVA
- a CDS encoding ABC transporter permease — translated: MAIVTTPEPSIPVTTRLGPRFGFLTSTPIIAVATVCLTLIVIVSILAPLLAPHDPVLLAPAQRLKPASAQYLLGTDAYGRDLLSRTIYGGRISLLVGVGAAVISIAIGLVIGLVSGFFRWVDAIMMRVMDGLMAIPSILLAIAVVSLSGASVGTVMIAITIVEIPRVARLVRSVVLTAREEPYVEAAISLGTSMPKIMWRHLMPNTIAPLIVQGTYICAAAILTEAILSFLGAGISPETPTWGNIMAEGRSYFQIKPSLIFWPGLLLSIAILSINLIGDAARDALDPRMKQREAGK
- a CDS encoding ABC transporter permease produces the protein MIGYLLRRILASIPVMGVVALFVFLLLRLTPGDPAAILAGDNATPEQLERIRTTLGLNEPLYIQFVTWINQLLHGDLGVSLISKVPVLQMIGQRIEPSISVAISTIILSILVAVPLGVIAAWKHGTWIDRFVMALSVLGFSVPVFVIGYILIQVFAINLRWVPVQGFKSLSVGFGPFFERIILPTCALSFIYVALIARMTRAAMLDVLGEDFVRTARAKGVSEIAVLLRHALRNAAVPVITVIGSGFALLISGVVVTESVFNLPGIGRLTVDAVLARDYPVIQGMILLTSFIYLAVNLLIDLAYTILDPRIRY